A window of Mucilaginibacter sp. PAMC 26640 contains these coding sequences:
- a CDS encoding transcriptional regulator — protein sequence MQLPEAKGKFIEAWGKLGSEWGVNRTMAQVHALLLLSPEALTTEEIMEELKISRGNANMTLRDLMSWGLVEKEHRAGERKEYFFADKDTWNIARQVAKERRKRELDPIIKILDELTKVEGDVKDEAYKTFHKSVTDINKLAKNVDKTLETMLKAEENWFWKSIFKIFK from the coding sequence ATGCAATTACCAGAGGCAAAGGGCAAATTTATTGAAGCTTGGGGCAAGTTGGGTTCGGAGTGGGGTGTTAACCGCACGATGGCTCAGGTGCATGCATTGCTTTTGCTTTCCCCGGAGGCTTTAACTACCGAAGAGATTATGGAAGAATTGAAGATTTCCCGTGGTAATGCTAACATGACCCTGCGTGATTTAATGAGCTGGGGGCTGGTGGAGAAGGAACACCGGGCAGGCGAACGTAAGGAATACTTTTTTGCTGATAAAGATACCTGGAACATTGCCCGGCAGGTGGCTAAAGAACGCCGTAAGCGAGAACTGGATCCCATCATTAAAATCCTCGACGAATTGACGAAGGTGGAAGGCGACGTTAAGGACGAAGCCTACAAAACCTTCCATAAGTCGGTGACAGATATTAACAAACTGGCTAAAAACGTGGATAAAACACTGGAAACCATGCTGAAGGCAGAAGAGAACTGGTTCTGGAAATCGATCTTCAAGATTTTCAAATAA
- a CDS encoding PAS domain-containing sensor histidine kinase, which translates to MEAAVFNSAGNATDHYNLELFFESSPDILCIAGYDGYFKRINPTVSKVLGYTTEELFSAPINTFVHPEDQQITAKNRDSLTNNKPLLNFENRYITKSGEIIWLSWTSMPIDEQQLVFAIAKNITHKKKQEEDRNLVIASLTQTNNDLKQLTYTTSHDLRSPVSNLLTVFKMLDMGKIKDRETLEFVEMLKSATDNLHSTLNGYVDALTKRNMLSVAVEQVDLAESLNAVLSSVNSLVKDTKAVFIINFEEQPSVKFNKVYLESVFLNLITNSVKYTRPNKTPIITITSCRHNNVSRLIYSDEGQGFDMEKVKDRVFGFNQKFHSDETIDSKGIGLYLVYNHVSSLGGHISIDSELNKGASFTIAFRD; encoded by the coding sequence ATGGAAGCTGCTGTATTTAATAGCGCAGGGAACGCAACTGATCACTACAACCTCGAGCTTTTCTTTGAGAGCTCGCCGGATATTTTGTGTATTGCGGGTTATGATGGCTATTTTAAAAGAATAAACCCAACGGTATCTAAGGTGCTCGGCTATACCACAGAGGAACTTTTTTCGGCACCAATTAACACCTTTGTGCACCCGGAAGATCAGCAAATAACGGCCAAAAACCGCGATAGCCTTACCAATAATAAACCGCTGCTCAATTTTGAGAATAGATACATCACCAAAAGTGGTGAGATCATTTGGCTATCCTGGACCTCAATGCCGATTGATGAACAGCAGCTTGTATTTGCCATTGCCAAAAACATCACCCATAAAAAGAAACAGGAAGAAGACCGGAATTTGGTGATTGCCAGTTTAACGCAAACCAATAACGACTTGAAACAACTTACCTACACCACCTCACATGATCTGCGGTCGCCGGTAAGTAACCTGCTCACGGTGTTTAAAATGTTAGATATGGGTAAAATTAAGGATCGTGAGACGTTGGAATTTGTAGAGATGCTTAAATCAGCAACAGATAATCTGCATAGTACGTTAAACGGTTATGTTGACGCGCTGACGAAACGTAATATGCTCAGTGTAGCAGTAGAGCAGGTAGACCTTGCAGAGTCGCTCAACGCTGTATTAAGCTCCGTTAACTCTTTAGTAAAAGATACCAAAGCAGTATTCATTATCAATTTTGAGGAACAGCCATCGGTCAAATTCAACAAGGTGTATCTCGAAAGCGTTTTTCTTAACCTGATCACCAATTCCGTGAAATATACCAGGCCCAATAAAACACCCATTATTACCATAACATCCTGCCGGCACAATAATGTAAGCAGGTTAATCTATAGCGACGAAGGGCAGGGGTTCGATATGGAGAAAGTTAAGGATAGGGTATTTGGCTTTAATCAAAAATTCCACAGTGATGAAACGATTGATAGTAAAGGTATTGGGCTTTACCTGGTTTACAACCATGTTAGCAGCCTTGGTGGTCACATTTCTATCGATAGCGAATTAAATAAGGGGGCCAGTTTTACCATAGCCTTTAGGGATTAA